In one Moritella sp. 5 genomic region, the following are encoded:
- a CDS encoding glucose-6-phosphate isomerase — protein MMQQHWLTMKAKFTLLSMRERLLLVGSLLIAIFYLIYSFWLEPVYLQNQKSQSKLASLQQQQQQYEFDKAELLQALASDPNKVVQLRIARAESEFNKANGKLTDLTADLINSNQMALVLGDVLSRANNVKLISIESLPVTTLTGNNNTLEKVEEKTKPTFSSASGQDLNVDNIIKSDEISKNIDAALANSQTSITVTDESEVLLYRHGLRITMTGSFFNIQAYLTQIEQLPKKFYWEVFDYQMQDYPTAQVVMEIYTLSVNKEFIRG, from the coding sequence ATGATGCAGCAACATTGGCTGACAATGAAAGCTAAGTTTACTTTATTATCAATGCGTGAGCGTTTATTGCTGGTTGGCTCGCTGTTGATCGCGATTTTTTATCTTATTTATAGTTTTTGGTTAGAACCAGTTTATTTACAAAATCAAAAATCACAGTCAAAACTGGCTTCTTTACAGCAGCAGCAACAACAATATGAATTTGATAAAGCAGAATTATTGCAAGCATTAGCGAGTGATCCAAATAAAGTCGTTCAGTTACGTATTGCGCGTGCTGAATCTGAATTTAACAAGGCAAATGGTAAATTAACCGATTTAACGGCCGACTTAATTAACTCAAATCAAATGGCTTTGGTATTGGGTGATGTATTAAGCCGCGCTAATAACGTAAAATTGATATCGATTGAGTCATTGCCTGTGACGACGCTAACCGGTAATAACAACACGCTTGAAAAGGTCGAAGAGAAGACCAAACCTACATTTTCGAGTGCGAGCGGCCAAGATCTGAATGTGGATAACATCATTAAGAGTGATGAAATATCTAAAAATATTGATGCGGCGTTGGCTAATTCACAAACATCGATAACCGTCACGGATGAGTCGGAGGTATTACTTTATCGACATGGTTTACGTATAACGATGACGGGGTCATTTTTTAATATTCAAGCCTATTTAACGCAGATTGAACAGCTACCAAAGAAATTCTATTGGGAGGTCTTTGATTATCAAATGCAAGACTACCCAACCGCGCAGGTCGTGATGGAGATTTATACCTTGAGTGTTAATAAGGAATTTATTCGTGGTTAA
- the ssb gene encoding single-stranded DNA-binding protein, producing MASRGVNKVIILGNLGNDPEIRSFPNGGAVANLTIATSESWRDKQTGEQREKTEWHRVAVFGKLAEIAGEYLRKGSQVYIEGALQTRKWQDQNGQDRFTTEVVVQGFNGVMQMIGSRQGGQQQQGGGYNNSNQQPQQQQNQNAGWGQPQQPAAAPQQQGGYNQQPQQQQPQQQQQQSYAPKQQAPAPAPQQQAPQQGFNEPSADFDDDIPF from the coding sequence ATGGCCAGTCGTGGCGTAAATAAAGTAATTATTCTTGGTAATTTAGGTAATGATCCTGAAATCCGCTCATTTCCAAATGGTGGCGCGGTTGCCAATCTAACGATTGCGACAAGTGAATCATGGCGTGATAAGCAAACTGGTGAACAGCGCGAAAAAACTGAATGGCACCGCGTTGCGGTATTCGGTAAATTAGCTGAAATTGCGGGTGAATACTTACGTAAAGGATCTCAGGTATATATTGAAGGCGCATTACAAACACGTAAATGGCAAGATCAAAATGGCCAAGATCGTTTTACAACAGAAGTTGTAGTACAAGGTTTTAACGGTGTAATGCAAATGATTGGTTCGCGTCAAGGCGGTCAGCAGCAGCAGGGCGGCGGTTATAATAATAGTAACCAACAGCCACAGCAACAGCAGAACCAAAATGCTGGTTGGGGTCAGCCACAACAGCCAGCAGCGGCACCACAACAACAAGGCGGTTATAACCAACAGCCACAGCAACAACAACCACAGCAACAGCAACAGCAAAGCTATGCTCCTAAACAGCAAGCTCCTGCTCCAGCGCCTCAACAGCAAGCGCCGCAGCAAGGTTTTAACGAACCGTCTGCAGACTTTGATGATGATATTCCGTTCTAG
- a CDS encoding lipopolysaccharide assembly protein LapB, with product MSVINQMLQGLDKGAQQQQIQPDQRGAVVVVAPARNNNVIICLLIAIVIMGLLAAYLFVQKQNMTVLVAPVANATALPVISEKVHIQAEPVKTVVRVNAEHYDVNKEVVASKLLEKSVVASPVVKTVTVSAAKPMALPVTPLAKPVYIEPKALIPVKAKPLISEMKSVVASSNDKAEQESSISIKAITRTPVQQAQLYAKQAEAALLAGDKARAKQLFSKVLMLDKQHDLSREKLAAILYGEERTQLAVTLLQEGLSVSPEYTNFRLMLARIYLKNKNKQQAYYYLKPHMPEVDGNVDYYAMLAGLAQSLDDLDTALIAYKKLTDYEPNRAKWWLGLGISADKAQQVRLALTAYHSAQNMGQLSASSRNYINARIAQLEKQ from the coding sequence GTGAGTGTTATTAATCAAATGCTACAAGGGCTAGATAAAGGTGCCCAGCAACAACAAATACAACCTGACCAACGTGGTGCTGTCGTTGTTGTTGCGCCAGCACGTAATAATAATGTCATAATTTGCTTACTTATCGCGATTGTAATAATGGGGTTACTTGCTGCTTATCTATTTGTCCAAAAACAAAATATGACAGTTTTAGTCGCTCCAGTTGCAAACGCGACTGCATTACCTGTGATATCAGAAAAAGTACATATACAAGCTGAACCAGTGAAGACCGTTGTGCGTGTAAATGCAGAGCATTACGACGTAAATAAAGAGGTGGTCGCGAGTAAGTTACTTGAAAAGTCGGTCGTCGCTAGCCCAGTTGTAAAGACAGTAACAGTGAGTGCGGCGAAACCAATGGCCTTGCCTGTTACACCGCTTGCTAAGCCTGTTTACATTGAGCCTAAAGCGCTAATCCCCGTAAAGGCAAAGCCTTTAATTTCTGAAATGAAAAGTGTTGTGGCCTCATCTAACGATAAGGCTGAGCAAGAGAGTTCAATTTCAATTAAAGCGATTACTCGCACACCAGTGCAGCAAGCACAGCTATACGCAAAACAAGCTGAAGCGGCATTACTTGCTGGTGATAAAGCACGGGCCAAGCAGCTATTTAGCAAAGTGTTGATGTTAGATAAGCAACATGATTTGTCTCGAGAAAAATTAGCCGCGATCTTATACGGTGAGGAACGTACGCAATTGGCAGTCACTTTGTTACAAGAAGGTTTAAGTGTGTCGCCTGAATACACGAACTTTCGCCTAATGTTAGCGCGTATTTATTTAAAGAATAAAAATAAACAACAAGCTTATTATTATCTTAAGCCTCACATGCCCGAGGTTGACGGTAATGTCGATTATTACGCCATGCTTGCTGGTTTAGCACAAAGTCTAGATGATTTAGATACAGCATTAATTGCGTATAAGAAATTGACCGACTATGAACCGAACCGAGCTAAATGGTGGTTAGGACTGGGTATTTCTGCCGACAAAGCGCAGCAAGTCCGATTAGCATTAACGGCTTATCACTCCGCACAAAACATGGGGCAGCTATCTGCTTCTTCACGTAATTATATTAATGCGCGTATTGCCCAGTTGGAGAAACAGTAA
- the pilM gene encoding type IV pilus biogenesis protein PilM produces MRIPWLKKQNISTKLGIFIAKQRVDICALSTGNDAISVLDSSAFSDVSELVKTLNNMISKHNLQASTCHVVLSNQLYQLLQIDKPSVPDDEIASTLPFIAKEFISESIGTVVFDYFSVPNQNKINLVYCAKSLVELIVTAIQQAKLELLTIGIEELATANLFNTSADVNRKSTQMLIAQQDYQEVNLTIIHDNQVYFSRRLRGFSRLRDLKEDQLDTSLLDNFSLEIQRSADFAVSQLKLPEVKDINLALPSTSLEPLIARLQLNFTIPVISLKHAYISENIDTGFLPAIGGALEIL; encoded by the coding sequence ATGCGTATACCCTGGTTAAAAAAACAGAATATATCAACAAAACTGGGTATTTTCATTGCTAAACAGCGTGTCGATATCTGTGCATTATCGACAGGTAATGACGCGATATCAGTACTTGATTCAAGTGCATTTAGTGATGTTTCTGAACTTGTTAAAACACTGAATAACATGATTTCGAAACACAACCTGCAGGCATCCACTTGCCATGTTGTGTTATCAAATCAACTGTATCAGTTATTACAAATTGATAAGCCAAGTGTCCCTGATGATGAAATTGCCAGTACATTGCCTTTCATTGCGAAAGAATTTATCAGTGAGTCTATTGGTACCGTGGTATTCGATTATTTTTCGGTGCCCAATCAGAATAAGATTAACCTCGTCTATTGTGCAAAAAGTCTCGTGGAATTGATTGTTACCGCAATACAGCAAGCAAAACTTGAGCTGCTTACTATTGGTATTGAGGAATTAGCGACAGCGAACCTATTTAATACCAGTGCTGATGTGAATCGAAAAAGTACACAAATGTTAATTGCTCAACAGGATTATCAAGAAGTAAATTTGACGATTATCCACGATAACCAGGTTTATTTCTCGCGCCGTTTACGTGGTTTTTCTCGATTACGCGATCTAAAAGAGGATCAGCTTGATACTTCGTTGTTAGATAACTTTAGCTTAGAGATTCAACGCTCAGCTGACTTTGCGGTAAGCCAATTGAAATTACCGGAAGTGAAAGACATTAATTTAGCATTGCCGAGTACTAGTTTAGAGCCGCTAATTGCACGTTTACAGCTTAATTTTACTATTCCTGTTATTTCATTAAAGCATGCCTATATTAGTGAAAATATTGATACTGGTTTCTTACCTGCCATTGGCGGCGCTTTGGAAATATTGTGA
- a CDS encoding MSHA biogenesis protein MshK, producing the protein MVKLLLPIFMLLSVGIAQAEQGVINGNILDDPTGPWGAVEPVIRRQAKAKVPIPTLQAIFMRDQTYIAIMNDKEVQAGSWVSGFKVRRVTTDFVYFVRNDKEFRLSLFGSEIKH; encoded by the coding sequence GTGGTTAAATTATTACTGCCAATATTCATGCTATTGAGTGTTGGTATCGCGCAAGCGGAACAAGGTGTGATTAACGGTAATATACTTGATGATCCAACGGGTCCTTGGGGGGCGGTTGAGCCTGTCATTCGTCGTCAAGCTAAGGCTAAAGTACCGATTCCAACCTTACAGGCCATTTTTATGCGTGATCAGACATATATTGCGATCATGAATGACAAAGAAGTACAAGCGGGAAGTTGGGTTTCAGGCTTCAAAGTACGCCGTGTTACCACTGATTTTGTGTATTTTGTACGTAACGATAAAGAATTTAGATTGTCATTATTTGGCAGTGAAATTAAACATTAG
- a CDS encoding EAL domain-containing protein, protein MKFTNKLIGFIIVCVLSSIGVVLLGGGVSLRGLAIETQKQNISKLIDVMDEQLAMEDSEPRFAFWLPELLRAHSVLKLTVEKDGIVSYYFDGRSPETDGFIPFLKEYHFELKANSDFKAKVIMLSPYYAMEYPPELFTGVSTGLLIVLFGLVIAIRLLKKGMYGAELLSTRSYKILNGDHIKVAVGSESEWPKATSRAFDKLIADLEDTKQERSRFDSYMRTNAFVDASTGIGNRDFFLNQLEAMLSDPGVNAGTIIKIELYELSQLNYNHGVASVDEMVKSVSELLSQFVERFTGSVLARYRGDQFIILLPRITGPESEIVMKQLYKLLTRVNLFTPVDCDELFYTGVAIYNYAERAEEVLESVDQALKIAILQGCSGWFLYEQEEKTPVHAKGTVRWRGLFERTFKNNAFYYEQQLILGMENKQVLGYEIYPRLKDENDEWVHAGVFLPMAEKCGVLKRIDRLTVERAISNLEQGEPISCGINLDIQSYLDKRFMRAVYLDIIRLPVRLRAMLNFEIHEYQINRNLEMLLEPVKNLKALGCCIAVDMVGQDVVDSSYIKKLDVDVIKIHHSLVRDLHKRQINQLAIRSILGGTVNLATIVIAVGVESKGEWDALNKLGIYGAQGFFCNKLSVLNE, encoded by the coding sequence ATGAAATTTACCAACAAACTGATTGGTTTTATTATTGTGTGCGTGCTGTCATCTATTGGTGTGGTATTGTTGGGTGGTGGCGTTAGTTTACGTGGTCTTGCGATTGAAACCCAAAAGCAAAATATCTCAAAATTGATCGATGTGATGGACGAGCAACTGGCGATGGAAGACAGTGAACCTCGTTTTGCATTCTGGCTACCAGAGCTATTACGTGCGCATTCTGTATTGAAGCTGACCGTCGAAAAAGATGGCATTGTCAGTTACTACTTTGATGGGCGATCGCCAGAGACTGATGGTTTTATTCCTTTTCTCAAAGAATATCATTTTGAATTAAAAGCGAATAGTGACTTTAAAGCGAAAGTTATTATGCTTTCCCCCTATTATGCGATGGAATATCCGCCTGAATTATTTACCGGAGTGAGCACGGGTTTACTCATTGTTTTATTTGGTTTAGTCATTGCCATTCGACTGCTTAAAAAAGGCATGTATGGTGCTGAATTACTTTCTACACGCAGTTATAAAATTCTCAACGGTGATCATATTAAAGTGGCCGTTGGCTCCGAATCTGAATGGCCAAAAGCAACCAGCCGAGCGTTTGATAAGCTAATTGCAGACTTGGAAGATACCAAGCAAGAGCGCAGTCGTTTTGATTCTTATATGCGTACTAACGCGTTTGTTGATGCCTCAACTGGTATTGGTAACCGTGATTTCTTTTTAAATCAATTAGAAGCAATGTTATCCGATCCCGGTGTTAATGCTGGCACGATTATAAAAATAGAACTCTATGAGTTATCGCAATTAAATTATAACCATGGTGTGGCCAGTGTTGATGAAATGGTTAAATCGGTCAGTGAACTGTTAAGTCAGTTTGTGGAGCGTTTTACTGGCTCTGTACTTGCTCGTTATCGTGGCGATCAATTTATTATTTTATTGCCTCGGATCACAGGCCCTGAATCTGAAATTGTGATGAAGCAGTTGTACAAATTACTCACACGAGTCAATTTATTCACGCCTGTGGATTGTGATGAATTATTTTATACTGGTGTCGCTATTTATAATTATGCTGAACGCGCAGAAGAAGTATTAGAAAGCGTCGATCAGGCATTAAAGATTGCGATATTACAAGGTTGCTCTGGCTGGTTCTTGTATGAACAAGAAGAGAAAACACCGGTTCATGCGAAAGGCACTGTCAGATGGCGTGGGCTGTTTGAGCGAACCTTCAAAAATAATGCATTCTATTATGAGCAACAACTCATTTTAGGCATGGAAAATAAGCAGGTATTAGGTTATGAAATTTACCCAAGGTTAAAAGACGAGAATGATGAATGGGTTCATGCGGGGGTCTTTTTACCAATGGCAGAAAAATGTGGTGTACTTAAACGCATTGATCGGCTAACCGTAGAGCGAGCGATCTCGAATCTAGAGCAAGGTGAGCCTATTTCTTGTGGGATAAACTTAGATATTCAGAGTTATTTGGATAAACGTTTTATGCGCGCCGTTTACCTCGATATTATCCGCTTACCGGTGAGATTACGCGCGATGCTGAATTTTGAAATACATGAATATCAAATTAATCGTAATTTAGAGATGTTATTAGAGCCCGTTAAAAATTTAAAAGCACTGGGCTGTTGTATCGCTGTGGATATGGTTGGTCAAGATGTGGTTGATTCGTCCTATATTAAGAAATTAGATGTCGACGTTATCAAAATTCACCACAGTTTAGTTCGTGATTTACATAAACGTCAAATTAATCAACTGGCGATCCGCAGTATCCTAGGTGGTACTGTTAATTTAGCTACTATTGTTATTGCGGTTGGTGTGGAATCGAAAGGTGAGTGGGATGCACTAAATAAACTTGGCATTTATGGTGCCCAAGGTTTTTTTTGTAATAAACTCAGTGTATTGAATGAGTGA
- a CDS encoding ExeA family protein, which translates to MYNAHFGLTEVPFGLTPNTQFYHPLVPHFEALQVLTTALASGEGFIKVTGEVGTGKTLICRKLLNELGDDYVIAYLPNPYLTPNEMRTAVASELGIDASLDQHKLTEALNHQLIALSAEVKQVVLLIDEAQMLPHETLEALRLISNLETESKKLMQVVLFGQPELDTRLKQDNLRQLRQRITFSYQLRPLLINETASYVEHRLTVSGYRGAPLFEPRALRMLHQASGGIPRLINVLAHKCLMLSYGLNVRKVSAKLVKLAIKDTESAIQQRNLRLPILASVLVIEMILVIWWFGESML; encoded by the coding sequence ATGTATAACGCGCATTTTGGTTTGACGGAAGTGCCTTTTGGTCTGACGCCAAATACGCAGTTTTACCATCCCTTGGTACCACACTTTGAAGCATTACAGGTTCTGACTACGGCACTTGCAAGTGGCGAAGGTTTTATCAAAGTGACTGGTGAAGTGGGCACGGGTAAGACGCTTATCTGTCGTAAATTACTCAATGAGCTAGGCGACGACTATGTGATCGCCTATTTACCTAATCCGTACTTAACACCCAATGAAATGCGTACCGCGGTAGCGAGTGAACTCGGTATTGATGCCAGTTTAGATCAACACAAATTAACAGAAGCGCTTAACCATCAATTAATTGCACTCTCGGCAGAAGTAAAACAAGTCGTCTTATTGATTGATGAAGCGCAAATGCTGCCTCATGAAACCTTAGAAGCGTTGCGTTTAATCAGTAACTTAGAAACTGAAAGTAAGAAGTTAATGCAAGTTGTGTTGTTTGGCCAACCTGAGTTAGATACACGATTAAAACAAGATAACTTACGTCAATTACGCCAACGTATTACCTTTTCGTACCAACTTCGCCCGTTACTTATTAATGAAACGGCGAGTTATGTTGAACATCGTCTTACTGTGTCTGGCTATCGTGGTGCGCCTTTATTTGAACCTCGCGCATTACGCATGCTACACCAAGCAAGTGGTGGTATACCAAGATTAATCAATGTGTTAGCACATAAGTGTTTAATGTTAAGTTATGGTTTGAACGTTCGTAAGGTCAGTGCAAAATTGGTTAAACTTGCCATTAAAGACACCGAAAGTGCAATTCAGCAACGTAATTTACGTTTGCCGATCTTAGCCAGTGTTCTTGTTATTGAGATGATATTAGTTATTTGGTGGTTTGGAGAATCAATGTTGTGA
- a CDS encoding PilN domain-containing protein yields MKNRVNLYTQAFKPKKEYLTLTQAVVAITSALVVMLALAYMAENDKAVLEQQVKWAKNQLIEQEAEVADLSNQVSLHVQNPALIQQLTLLQTRLQYRDKLLEQLSNLALVQSSGFAILMSDLALQRDRDIRLNQIRLSGDRMTLTGIARTHEAIPRWIRKFSQGKSLQGREFNLLNINRNSDDVIAFTLTNQLVVEVSE; encoded by the coding sequence ATGAAAAATCGCGTAAATTTATATACTCAGGCATTTAAGCCAAAAAAAGAATATTTAACATTAACGCAAGCGGTGGTCGCTATCACTAGTGCGCTAGTGGTGATGTTAGCACTTGCTTATATGGCTGAGAATGACAAAGCTGTATTAGAGCAGCAAGTTAAATGGGCAAAAAACCAATTGATCGAACAAGAAGCTGAAGTGGCTGATTTATCTAATCAAGTATCACTGCATGTTCAAAATCCGGCGTTAATCCAACAATTAACTCTGTTACAAACACGTTTACAATACCGTGATAAATTATTGGAGCAGCTCTCCAATTTAGCATTAGTACAATCTAGTGGTTTTGCTATTTTAATGTCTGATTTAGCACTACAACGCGACAGAGATATTCGTTTAAATCAAATACGATTATCTGGTGATCGTATGACGCTGACGGGGATAGCAAGAACGCATGAAGCGATACCCCGTTGGATCCGTAAATTCTCACAGGGTAAATCATTACAAGGTCGAGAATTTAACTTATTAAATATTAATCGAAATAGTGATGATGTGATCGCATTCACTTTAACTAACCAACTCGTTGTGGAGGTTAGTGAATGA
- the mshL gene encoding pilus (MSHA type) biogenesis protein MshL, translated as MNKLYLAIILGVFLTGCQTTRSSLEPVVIKESIQAELDRADAQSDAWTVPDDVNAELLPEFDGNDSLNTPVIEPRMDIAAKSVSARQFFGSLLKDTKYNLIVSPDVSGRVTVVLNDVTIAETMDEVSDMYGYDIQRQGNTYRVNGAGIRTEIIPMNYLLMKRNGSSNSSISSGYLTDGGSSGSSSSDGNDDNSSDNSSSSTTSKGTDISTQTDTDYWTELENTLLGLTANERNTQVVISPQAGLVTVHGYPKDIRKIKDFLNKAEEHLQRQVLLEVKVMEVTLNDGYEQGIDWNINNAGVKTKSSFDFNASDITDIASGAGVLTLAGNDFSAAISLLKTQGDVNVLSSPRVTALNNQKAVIKVGSDEYFVTGYSTTASTSADNDRIDRNIEITPFFSGIALDVTPQIDSDGGVLLHVHPSIIEVSDSTKTISPGDGQPIVLPLAKSEVRETDTVVKAKSGEIIVIGGLMKTANKDLVAKVPFLGDIPWLGELFTRRSQSVQKTELIILIKPVVIDQNTWRLELERSAELLEQWYPTEQKNEKG; from the coding sequence ATGAACAAGTTGTATCTTGCTATTATTTTAGGTGTGTTTTTAACGGGTTGTCAAACAACTCGTAGTTCACTTGAGCCTGTAGTCATTAAAGAATCAATCCAAGCAGAGCTTGATCGTGCAGACGCTCAATCAGACGCTTGGACGGTACCTGATGATGTCAATGCTGAACTGTTACCTGAATTCGACGGTAATGACAGTTTGAATACACCTGTTATCGAACCGCGTATGGACATTGCGGCTAAATCAGTATCGGCACGTCAGTTCTTTGGGTCCCTGCTAAAGGACACTAAATATAATCTTATCGTTAGTCCAGACGTATCGGGCCGTGTCACTGTGGTACTAAATGATGTGACAATTGCTGAGACGATGGATGAGGTCTCGGATATGTATGGTTATGATATCCAACGGCAAGGTAATACCTATCGCGTAAACGGGGCTGGTATACGTACTGAAATTATTCCAATGAACTACTTATTGATGAAACGTAATGGTTCATCAAATAGTTCTATCAGTTCTGGTTATCTAACCGATGGTGGCTCGTCGGGCAGTAGCTCGTCAGACGGTAACGATGATAATTCATCAGATAATTCATCGTCGTCAACAACGAGTAAAGGTACCGATATATCGACGCAAACGGACACTGATTACTGGACTGAATTAGAAAATACATTACTGGGCCTAACGGCAAATGAACGAAATACCCAAGTTGTGATTAGTCCGCAAGCGGGCTTGGTTACCGTACATGGCTACCCGAAAGATATTCGTAAGATAAAAGATTTTTTAAATAAAGCCGAGGAACATTTACAGCGTCAAGTATTACTTGAGGTGAAGGTGATGGAAGTGACATTAAATGACGGTTATGAACAAGGCATTGATTGGAATATAAATAATGCGGGTGTTAAAACTAAATCATCGTTTGATTTTAATGCTTCCGATATTACCGATATTGCTTCTGGTGCTGGCGTATTAACGTTGGCGGGTAATGATTTTAGTGCTGCAATTAGTTTGTTAAAGACGCAAGGTGATGTGAACGTTTTATCTAGCCCACGTGTTACAGCGCTTAATAATCAGAAAGCTGTGATTAAAGTTGGTAGTGATGAATATTTTGTGACGGGTTATAGCACAACGGCATCAACATCAGCAGACAATGATCGGATAGATAGAAATATTGAGATAACCCCCTTTTTCTCTGGTATCGCCCTAGATGTAACGCCGCAAATTGATAGTGATGGCGGTGTGTTATTACACGTTCACCCGTCGATTATTGAAGTAAGCGATTCGACAAAAACGATCTCGCCAGGTGACGGTCAACCAATTGTACTTCCATTGGCAAAAAGTGAGGTGCGTGAAACGGATACCGTTGTAAAAGCGAAAAGTGGTGAAATTATTGTTATCGGTGGTTTGATGAAAACCGCTAATAAAGATTTAGTAGCGAAAGTACCATTTTTAGGTGATATTCCTTGGTTAGGCGAATTGTTTACTCGCCGTTCGCAATCAGTACAAAAAACAGAATTAATTATTTTAATTAAGCCTGTAGTGATTGACCAAAATACATGGCGATTAGAGCTAGAACGCTCAGCTGAATTACTTGAACAGTGGTACCCAACAGAACAAAAAAATGAGAAAGGTTAA
- a CDS encoding GspE/PulE family protein, with product MTQLKLKQRLGDLLVGENIISEAQLGLALKEQRSSGGKLGSTLINLDFITEEQLLSFLSQQLNIPFLDISALNIPQQTVLKLPEVHARRHRALVVKSEDNNLTVALSDPADLYAVEAISNLLFLYQLDFAIVRESQLLPAYDRLYRRTKDIEAFAGQLEDEHRPTQEFDIFRDVDDASNEATVVKFLNSVFEDAVQIGASDIHIEPDEKALRIRLRVDGVLQENILNEVAIVPALVLRLKLMASLDISEKRLPQDGRFNLNVRNQSIDVRMSTMPVQYGESVVMRLLNQDAGVFQLENTGMPTELIKRLRSLIRRPHGMVLVTGPTGSGKTTTLYAALSELNEPGKKIITVEDPVEYRLPRISQVQVNPKIGLDFAHILRTCLRQDPDILLVGEMRDKETAEIGLRGALTGHMVLSTLHTNDAITCALRLMDMGAPGYLIGAALRAVVAQRLVRKLCGQCKSTHELASSEQYCLEKIAKEPLGNAHFYRSMGCQSCNYTGYRGRIGVFELLELNDAMCDALRRDAPDEFAIEARKTKYYRPLVLSALDFAKQGLTSIEEVLKLADELTLDDRSSDDNASQDEYNTEHMITSEVLTSETLGANIAGNIRELDKVDRGDIEKILRLAEVVRALDRSGQ from the coding sequence ATGACACAATTGAAATTAAAACAACGATTGGGTGATTTACTTGTTGGTGAGAACATTATCAGTGAGGCGCAACTTGGTTTAGCACTCAAAGAGCAACGTAGTAGTGGCGGAAAATTAGGTTCGACACTGATCAACTTAGATTTTATTACTGAAGAGCAACTGCTTAGCTTTTTATCCCAACAGTTAAATATTCCGTTTTTAGATATTTCGGCATTAAATATCCCACAGCAGACGGTATTGAAATTACCGGAAGTACATGCGCGTCGTCATCGTGCTTTAGTCGTTAAATCTGAAGATAATAATTTAACGGTAGCATTGAGTGATCCAGCTGACCTTTATGCCGTTGAAGCGATATCAAATCTACTTTTTCTTTACCAGTTAGACTTTGCCATCGTCAGAGAAAGCCAATTATTACCCGCTTATGACCGTTTATATCGCCGAACCAAAGATATTGAAGCGTTTGCTGGTCAACTTGAAGATGAACATAGACCAACACAAGAATTCGATATATTTCGTGATGTAGATGATGCATCTAACGAAGCTACTGTGGTTAAGTTTCTTAATTCAGTATTTGAAGATGCGGTGCAAATTGGGGCATCAGATATCCACATTGAACCGGATGAAAAAGCGTTACGTATTCGTTTACGTGTTGATGGTGTGCTACAAGAAAATATACTTAATGAAGTCGCGATCGTACCGGCATTGGTATTACGTCTCAAATTAATGGCGAGTTTGGATATTTCTGAAAAACGTTTACCGCAAGATGGACGTTTTAATTTAAACGTTCGTAATCAATCGATTGATGTGCGGATGTCAACCATGCCTGTGCAGTATGGTGAATCAGTAGTCATGCGTTTACTTAATCAAGACGCGGGGGTTTTCCAGTTAGAAAATACTGGGATGCCAACAGAGTTAATTAAACGTTTACGTAGTTTGATCCGTCGACCTCATGGCATGGTATTGGTGACTGGACCTACGGGTAGCGGTAAAACAACCACGTTATATGCCGCTTTAAGTGAATTGAACGAACCTGGTAAAAAGATTATTACGGTGGAAGATCCTGTTGAATACCGCTTACCACGGATCAGCCAAGTACAGGTTAATCCTAAGATTGGTTTGGATTTTGCCCATATTCTACGTACTTGCTTACGTCAAGATCCTGATATTTTATTAGTAGGTGAAATGCGTGACAAAGAGACGGCTGAAATTGGTTTACGTGGTGCATTAACTGGTCATATGGTGTTATCAACATTACATACTAATGATGCGATTACCTGTGCATTACGGTTAATGGATATGGGCGCGCCAGGCTATTTAATTGGCGCTGCATTACGCGCAGTGGTCGCACAAAGGTTAGTACGTAAATTATGTGGCCAATGTAAAAGTACTCATGAACTGGCTAGTAGTGAGCAATATTGTTTAGAAAAAATAGCCAAAGAACCACTGGGTAACGCCCATTTTTATCGCAGTATGGGTTGTCAAAGCTGTAACTACACGGGTTATCGTGGCCGAATCGGTGTATTTGAGTTATTAGAACTCAATGATGCAATGTGCGATGCACTGCGACGTGACGCACCTGATGAGTTTGCTATCGAAGCACGCAAAACCAAATATTATCGACCATTAGTACTGTCGGCGCTGGATTTTGCGAAACAAGGTTTAACCTCTATCGAGGAAGTATTAAAACTGGCAGATGAACTTACGCTCGATGACAGAAGCAGTGACGATAACGCCAGTCAGGATGAATATAATACTGAACATATGATTACCAGTGAGGTATTAACGTCTGAGACCTTAGGTGCCAATATTGCAGGAAATATTAGAGAGTTAGATAAAGTTGATCGCGGTGATATTGAAAAGATTTTACGCTTGGCTGAAGTGGTTCGGGCATTGGACCGTAGTGGACAGTGA